Below is a genomic region from Tripterygium wilfordii isolate XIE 37 chromosome 12, ASM1340144v1, whole genome shotgun sequence.
AATACATTAGTAATAAACAGTGGTCgtcaaaaatatttatgtacATGTCTATGCAATTTATTTAAATGTGATATTTGTTTTAAGTCCTTTCAATTTTCTCTctaaaataaaacatataataatttaatttagttttaATATAGgtatcaaatattatatatgttgatcAGCCAATCGGAACAGGTTTTAGTTACAcaaataatgataatgataaaatAAGAGACAATCAAATTGATATCAGCAATGATTTGTATAACTTCTTACAGGTCAATTTCTTCCCCCatcttatttattaattttgtttgaaCTAAATTTTGGTGCTTGACattatctaattttttttccctacaaTTATAGGAATTCTTTCAAAAACATCCCGAGTTCATtgaaaatgaatttttcataacCGGACAATCTTATGCTGGGCATTATGCTCCTGCTCTAACTTCTCGAATTCTTCaaggaaataatgaaaataagaaaatttatataaaaatcaagGCACGTGCATGGTTGTCTCTCTCGCTCCACAATTTTCATTGTGATTTTTGTGCCTTATTGGATTTACTGATCAACTCTATAATTTTATAGGGTTTCGCTGTTGGTAATGGACTTACAAATACCGGAATTCAATATCCAACAATTCCGAGATATGCTTGGCACCATGAAGTAATTAAAGAATCGAATTACTTATATATGAAAGAACATCTTGTTCCAGACTGTGAATCATCTATAGAGGATTGTGGTTCGTACTTCTTTTGACTTCCTAAATATGTATTTCTTtttccatatatacttgtttaATCTAGAAAATGTATGTATATTCGATCAATGGTTGACTGTTTTTAGTTTCTTATATATCAGATGATACTGGCAAAGAAGATGATTGTATCACTGCATATGATGATTGCATTGAGATAGTTAGTGCACTTCGGAACTTTGCAGGGAATAGAAATGTATGGATTTATTATATTaggaaattatatatatatatcttagaaaaattacaaaatctAACTCTGGACATCTTTGCAACATATAGTTTTATGATATTAGAAAGCAACGCATAGGTACCTCGAATTATGACTTTTCAAATATGGAGAAGTTTTTGAATAAGCAATTGGTAAAGAAAGCTCTAGGAGTGGAGAAACCATTTGTTCACTTGAATGAGACAATATACGATGCAATGATTGGAGATTACGTGAAGAATCTTGATGTGGGAATTCCTGATCTACTTAAGAATGACATCAAAGTTCTTATCTATGTAGGAGATCAAGATCTGATATGCAATTGGGTTGGTAAGCCTCAAGCATGTACAGTCTATTAATGAATTAGCTTGTGCACAGACTTTGTCTATATTCTTAGGATGAAGATGATTGTTTGTACAGGAAACCTTAAGTGGGTCTCGAAAATGGAATGGGATGGAAAGAAAGGGTTTAAAGAGGCTCCATTCGTCCCATTTCTTGTTGATGGTGTAAAAAAAGGATGGATGTCAAGCTATGGACCTCTCACTTTCATCAGGGTTTGTTTGTTAATctttgtatgtatatgtttgaATGTTTAGTCATAATATTGTTCCAACTTCAACCACCCTGGTAACTCTTACTGTATATATACGTGTTAGATTAATAAAGCTGGTCACATGGTTCCGATGGATCAACCAAGAGTTGCTTTCCACATGATACGAAGCTGGATGAAAGGAGAACCCATCAAGTGATAAACCTCTTGAATGTAACATGTGCTATTATAAgagttatatacatatacaaatcaatataaaaacaatgaattctccTAGTTTTGTTTTCAGGGTTTCACATGAATGCACTTGTGATTATCTATGTTTTTGTTCCTAATGAATCATAGTTTTCTAGTACTAGGGAATTTATTAACATTGTAGCATTGCagacaaaaaatatacataCGAATGAAAGCCTTCTGAAGAAACACATTGTAGCCAAAACCAAATTTTAGCATATGACAATGGAACTCTCTTCTACAATGCAGTGCAATATCACCTGTAAAACCATCCAACAAGTACGGAATTGCTTATAGCATCACTCCGAAACATCTCCAAATACATAAAAACTCCTCTTTAGGACAACTTACCCTAAAAAAAGGCTTGATCAGAGGGTTCCATATGAAGACACTTGGTTGGGGAATTATGTCGAACATTTGGCGCGCATATAACATGTTACCCCATTCGTGACAGCAGCAGAAGGCAATCAGTTTGTTCTGGACAGTGGAGTTTCATGTGAGCCCCGTCTTGATGGATTGGGAGTTAATTTTCTTCAGTAGGTCTGGGGAACGACAGTGTTCACAGAGAAGCAAATGGGGTCTCTTGAGCGGGAGCTAATGATGACACAGTAATCATTCTACGCCTTAAAATTGTCACTGCTCCACATAAATAACTAATGGTGTTTTCAGGTTGACGAGGATGGCATGAGGACTATAAGCAAAATGTTCCGGAAGAATAACAAAATTAGCAAATAAGTGGAACTTCCGTTGAAACCTTCAAGTAACTGCATTAATGTCCAAAAGCTTGCAACTTTTACAGCGACGGCGAAACAACAAGAGATGGAACTCCAATACTCATCAAGACAGTTCTATCACAGAAGATAAGATACTGACGAAATTAGCCTACTTCAGTTTCAGAACCACCAGAAACATAAATATAAGATACTGATGAAATTAGCCAAGGACATCACAGAAGTCATAAAACACTAACAAATTAAACATGGTTATTCCTTGATGCAGCGCACTCAGGCGACAGCTCACTCATGTCATTCATGCTTTACACCTTTAATTGAATCAACTTCTACATATTAAAGGAAACATAAAGGCATCCACAGAAAAGAAATGGAGAGTAATAATATGAAATAATCCATCAGAAAATCAAGAGGTCAATAACATTTCACTGCATATCAGCAATGTCTAATACAGTACTACCAGAAAAAAAACGTTCAGAAGTTAATTAAAGAGAATGAACGTAAAAGGATAGGTAAAGATAAATCTATGATGCAAAACATATATGAAATCAGAAATGAGACCTAAAATTCCATCTTAACGATTGCATTGGAAATCTCTGCAAATGTagaaggtgatgatgatgatgacgcaTGTTGGAGCCAGTCCTTGGCACAGATAAGGGCTTCGAGGATCACAGGACGCAATGAACTCCGATAGCTGTCCATCGTCTTGCTTTCAGTGTCGAATACAGAATCAGGAGCAACAGTTGATAATGGTATCGACAAAATTTCAGAAGCCATCCTAGAGAGAGTGGGATACTTCAATTTATTTAGTTTCCACCAACCCAGTATGTCAAACTCTTGCACTCGAGGCAAAACAGATTCTTCTAGATACTGATCCAATTCTGACTTCATCTGTTGGCTACTCGTAATTTCGGAGATATAAACCTCAAAATCTGAAAGCCCATCCCCAATAGTAAGCATATGCATATCTTGAGGAGCTACTTCTGCAGGGTTTACTTCCTGATGGTGTAATTCTGGTGCATCAATTTCCATTGAAAAATCTTCCAGGGAGGGTACACCTGGTACTTGAGGGTTTCCATCATAAGTGTTTCCATCTAAAGGGGCTCCATTTTGTACAGTTCCTTCTGGCAGGGGCACATCTTGCGGTATTCCTTCTAGAGGGTCTCCATCTCGTGTATTTCCTTCAAGATGGATCCCATCTTGAGGGTTTCCCTCTGTTGTGGCTACATCTTGAGTGTTTCCCTCCTCTATTGGGACTTCATCTTGAGTATCTCCTAGCACAGTGGCTCCATCTTGACTATATCCTCCCACAACAGCTCCATCATGAGTGTTTTCATTCAAATTGGTCTCATCTTGCGTATCTCCATCCAGAGGGGCTACATCTTGAGGTTTTGCTTCCACAGGGGCACCATCTTGAGGTTTTGATTCAATGGGAGCTCCATCAT
It encodes:
- the LOC120011230 gene encoding serine carboxypeptidase-like; amino-acid sequence: MLARSPNSIPENDNNLVKDNSSVADTLRLVEKKFKFPFLPTSGPNVEDLGHYAGYYLLPNAGGARMFYFFFESRNDKKNDPIVIWLSGGPGVSGSIALFYENGPFHIAEDLSLIWIEYGWDKVSNIIYVDQPIGTGFSYTNNDNDKIRDNQIDISNDLYNFLQEFFQKHPEFIENEFFITGQSYAGHYAPALTSRILQGNNENKKIYIKIKGFAVGNGLTNTGIQYPTIPRYAWHHEVIKESNYLYMKEHLVPDCESSIEDCDDTGKEDDCITAYDDCIEIVSALRNFAGNRNFYDIRKQRIGTSNYDFSNMEKFLNKQLVKKALGVEKPFVHLNETIYDAMIGDYVKNLDVGIPDLLKNDIKVLIYVGDQDLICNWVGNLKWVSKMEWDGKKGFKEAPFVPFLVDGVKKGWMSSYGPLTFIRINKAGHMVPMDQPRVAFHMIRSWMKGEPIK